One region of Triticum aestivum cultivar Chinese Spring chromosome 6B, IWGSC CS RefSeq v2.1, whole genome shotgun sequence genomic DNA includes:
- the LOC123137683 gene encoding acetylglutamate kinase-like, translating into MGHSMGSHLSGPVGNAPSKRSVSICSIFFEISSQRTAENMNEKTKNMNAFLQAFDQRNNHVLVSTAAGSHFAEAHSAVTTNSARLFHVQVPSLPLRRTPHRTPSADHQPLPSRQAPRRREHQGSPSAAAMLLTKPHPALVLPSASLPNPNLNAARVRPLASSAPHGRRGLRVSASSSLAPAQAASAALNRVDVLSEALPFIQRFKGKTVVVKYGGAAMKSPELQASVIRDLVLLSCVGLRPVLVHGGGPEINSWLQRVGVEPQFRNGLRVTDALTMEVVEMVLVGKVNKQLVSLISLAGATAVGLCGKDARLLTARPSPDAAALGFVGEVTRVDPSVLHPIIASGHIPVIATVAADETGQAYNINADTAAGEIAAAIGAEKLLLITDVSGILADRDDPGSLVKEIDIAGVRQMVAEGKVGGGMIPKVECCVRALAQGVHTASIIDGRVPHSLLLEILTDEGTGTMITG; encoded by the coding sequence ATGGGCCATAGTATGGGGTCACATTTATCCGGTCCGGTTGGAAATGCTCCGAGTAAGAGGTCTGTATCAATTTGCTCGATCTTTTTTGAGATTTCTAGTCAAAGGACTGCTGAAAACATGAATGAAAAGACAAAAAACATGAACGCCTTTCTGCAAGCCTTTGACCAAAGAAATAACCACGTGCTCGTGTCAACGGCAGCCGGTTCGCACTTCGCAGAAGCGCACTCCGCAGTCACCACCAACTCCGCCCGCCTCTTCCATGTACAAGTACCGTCTCTTCCGCTGCGCCGCACCCCGCACCGCACGCCCAGCGCCGACCACCAACCCCTTCCGTCTAGGCAAGCACCCCGGCGGCGCGAACACCAAGGCTCCCCGTCGGCCGCAGCAATGCTCCTAACAAAGCCCCACCCCGCCCTCGTCCTCCCCTCCGCGTCCCTCCCAAATCCTAACCTAAACGCCGCCCGCGTCCGGCCCCTCGCCTCGTCCGCGCCCCATGGACGCCGCGGGCTCCGcgtctcggcctcctcctccctggcGCCAGCGCAGGCCGCGTCCGCGGCGCTGAACCGTGTGGACGTCCTGTCGGAGGCGCTCCCCTTCATCCAGCGGTTCAAGGGCAAGACGGTGGTGGTGAAGTACGGCGGCGCGGCCATGAAGTCGCCGGAGCTGCAGGCGTCCGTGATCCGCGACCTGGTCCTCCTCTCCTGCGTCGGCCTGCGCCCCGTGCTCGTGCACGGCGGCGGCCCGGAGATCAACTCCTGGCTGCAGCGCGTCGGCGTCGAGCCGCAGTTCCGCAACGGCCTCCGCGTCACCGACGCGCTCACCATGGAGGTCGTGGAGATGGTGCTGGTCGGCAAGGTCAACAAGCAGCTCGTCTCCCTCATCAGCCTCGCCggcgccaccgccgtcggcctctGCGGCAAGGACGCGCGCCTCCTCACTGCGCGCCCTTCCCCCGACGCGGCAGCCCTTGGGTTCGTCGGCGAGGTCACGCGCGTCGACCCCTCGGTGCTCCACCCGATCATCGCCTCCGGCCACATCCCGGTCATCGCCACCGTGGCTGCCGACGAGACCGGGCAGGCCTATAACATCAACGCCGACACTGCGGCGGGGGAGATCGCAGCTGCCATTGGCGCCGAGAAGCTGCTTCTGATCACCGACGTGTCCGGCATACTCGCGGACCGGGATGACCCCGGTAGCCTGGTGAAGGAGATTGATATCGCCGGCGTACGGCAGATGGTGGCCGAGGGGAAAGTGGGTGGGGGCATGATACCCAAGGTGGAGTGCTGCGTGCGCGCACTGGCGCAGGGCGTGCACACGGCCAGCATCATTGACGGCCGCGTCCCGCACTCTCTCCTGCTCGAAATCCTCACCGACGAGGGCACCGGCACCATGATCACCGGCTGa
- the LOC123137684 gene encoding uncharacterized protein isoform X1 — protein MRNPPGRYLLRVATRAVRSSSGLGGSGAGASTSATSPVAASSGGRPRSRGGGMLLRATSPPPPSAVAAAACWESRTLRRDGEDDWEEVVAAGDAAAPGAGDAEVDSDYRVVFWSPPTGDEVRAAFSSIQEVFEGSYYDVNSDETEKQLALLSNSEHSSSTNSSGSDDWVEPAAYVLNSTALLTREHRNVLDAFRLLQRDPNVQKMVMSLSCDRTVWDAVMNNEAVQEFRRSFQDGKEVNRKGNSCGPAAVLKWILANTQAKITEFFDNIVKIVSMLFHPQSDEDKPDLYSDAVKVSFMLSVFVFIVVAVARTNYEPWDFEVW, from the exons ATGAGGAACCCGCCCGGCCGGTACCTCCTGCGCGTCGCCACCCGCGCCGTGCGCTCCTCGTCCGGGCTCGGCGGCTCCGGCGCCggggcctccacctccgccacgTCCCCCGTCGCCGCCTCGTCCGGGGGCCGCCCGCGCAGCCGCGGCGGCGGCATGCTCCTCCGGGCCACGTCCCCGCCCCCGCCCTCCGCCGTCGCGGCCGCCGCGTGCTGGGAGTCCCGCACGCTGCGCCGCGACGGGGAGGACGACTGGGAGGAGGTCGTCGCCGCGGGCGACGCGGCGGCTCCGGGCGCCGGCGACGCGGAGGTGGACAGCGACTACAGGGTTGTCTTCTGGTCCCCACCCACCGGGGATGAAGTCCGCGCCGCCTTCTCTAGCATCCAAGA GGTGTTTGAGGGTTCTTATTATGATGTGAATTCAGATGAAACTGAGAAACAACTAGCATTGCTGTCCAACTCGGAGCATTCTTCATCAACCAATTCATCAGGATCAGACGATTGGGTCGAACCTGCTGCATATGTTCTCAACTCTACTGCTCTTCTGACCAGGGAGCATAGGAATGTTTTGGATGCCTTCCGTCTATTGCAAAGAGACCCTAATGTTCAG AAAATGGTTATGTCCTTGTCATGTGATAGGACTGTCTGGGATGCTGTAATGAATAACGAGGCAGTGCAAGAATTCAGGAGATCTTTTCAGGATG GCAAAGAAGTTAATAGAAAGGGAAACTCTTGTGGCCCTGCTGCAGTGCTTAAGTGGATCCTAGCCAACACCCAGGCAAAAATAACGGAATTCTTCGATAATATAGTGAAGATTGTCAGCATGCTCTTCCACCCTCAAAGCGATGAAGATAAGCCTGATCTGTACAGCGATGCAGTGAAGGTGTCCTTCATGCTCTCGGTGTTCGTCTTCATCGTGGTGGCCGTTGCTCGTACCAA TTATGAGCCGTGGGATTTCGAAGTGTGGTGA
- the LOC123137684 gene encoding uncharacterized protein isoform X2: MRNPPGRYLLRVATRAVRSSSGLGGSGAGASTSATSPVAASSGGRPRSRGGGMLLRATSPPPPSAVAAAACWESRTLRRDGEDDWEEVVAAGDAAAPGAGDAEVDSDYRVVFWSPPTGDEVRAAFSSIQEVFEGSYYDVNSDETEKQLALLSNSEHSSSTNSSGSDDWVEPAAYVLNSTALLTREHRNVLDAFRLLQRDPNVQKMVMSLSCDRTVWDAVMNNEAVQEFRRSFQDGKEVNRKGNSCGPAAVLKWILANTQAKITEFFDNIVKIVSMLFHPQSDEDKPDLYSDAVKVSFMLSVFVFIVVAVARTK, translated from the exons ATGAGGAACCCGCCCGGCCGGTACCTCCTGCGCGTCGCCACCCGCGCCGTGCGCTCCTCGTCCGGGCTCGGCGGCTCCGGCGCCggggcctccacctccgccacgTCCCCCGTCGCCGCCTCGTCCGGGGGCCGCCCGCGCAGCCGCGGCGGCGGCATGCTCCTCCGGGCCACGTCCCCGCCCCCGCCCTCCGCCGTCGCGGCCGCCGCGTGCTGGGAGTCCCGCACGCTGCGCCGCGACGGGGAGGACGACTGGGAGGAGGTCGTCGCCGCGGGCGACGCGGCGGCTCCGGGCGCCGGCGACGCGGAGGTGGACAGCGACTACAGGGTTGTCTTCTGGTCCCCACCCACCGGGGATGAAGTCCGCGCCGCCTTCTCTAGCATCCAAGA GGTGTTTGAGGGTTCTTATTATGATGTGAATTCAGATGAAACTGAGAAACAACTAGCATTGCTGTCCAACTCGGAGCATTCTTCATCAACCAATTCATCAGGATCAGACGATTGGGTCGAACCTGCTGCATATGTTCTCAACTCTACTGCTCTTCTGACCAGGGAGCATAGGAATGTTTTGGATGCCTTCCGTCTATTGCAAAGAGACCCTAATGTTCAG AAAATGGTTATGTCCTTGTCATGTGATAGGACTGTCTGGGATGCTGTAATGAATAACGAGGCAGTGCAAGAATTCAGGAGATCTTTTCAGGATG GCAAAGAAGTTAATAGAAAGGGAAACTCTTGTGGCCCTGCTGCAGTGCTTAAGTGGATCCTAGCCAACACCCAGGCAAAAATAACGGAATTCTTCGATAATATAGTGAAGATTGTCAGCATGCTCTTCCACCCTCAAAGCGATGAAGATAAGCCTGATCTGTACAGCGATGCAGTGAAGGTGTCCTTCATGCTCTCGGTGTTCGTCTTCATCGTGGTGGCCGTTGCTCGTACCAAGTGA